A stretch of Candidatus Sphingomonas phytovorans DNA encodes these proteins:
- a CDS encoding ATP-binding cassette domain-containing protein, translated as MSFDLALSKQLGDTGIAVEFVAGEGATVLFGPSGIGKTSVLNMVAGLLAPDGGHVRVGGETLFDAGDGIDLPPERRHAGYVFQEPRLFLHLKVRANLLYGAPAGSVIGEPLDFLGIGNLLDRWPRTLSGGEARRVAIGRALLSAPRFLLLDEPLSSLDRPRREETMRAIEHIRDDLGLPILMVTHDPEEAERIGTRIVRM; from the coding sequence ATGTCCTTTGACCTCGCCCTGTCGAAGCAGCTCGGCGACACCGGGATCGCTGTCGAGTTCGTGGCCGGGGAGGGGGCGACCGTGCTGTTCGGTCCCTCGGGCATCGGCAAGACCAGCGTGCTCAACATGGTCGCCGGCCTGCTGGCGCCCGATGGCGGCCATGTCCGCGTCGGCGGTGAAACGCTGTTCGACGCCGGCGACGGTATCGACCTGCCGCCCGAGCGGCGCCACGCGGGCTATGTGTTCCAGGAACCCAGGCTGTTCCTGCATCTGAAGGTGCGTGCTAACCTGCTGTACGGCGCCCCCGCCGGGTCCGTGATCGGCGAACCGCTCGATTTCCTGGGGATCGGCAATCTGCTCGATCGCTGGCCCCGCACGCTGTCGGGCGGGGAGGCGCGGCGGGTGGCGATCGGACGGGCGTTGCTAAGCGCGCCACGCTTCCTGCTGCTCGACGAGCCGCTGTCCTCGCTCGACCGCCCGCGCCGCGAGGAAACGATGCGCGCTATCGAACATATCCGCGACGATCTGGGGCTGCCGATCCTGATGGTGACGCACGACCCCGAAGAGGCTGAGCGGATCGGTACCCGGATCGTGCGGATGTAA
- the modB gene encoding molybdate ABC transporter permease subunit, with the protein MLSPDEWTIILLSLKIGAVAMGVTLPIAFVLAWVLARWRFPGKILLDALVHLPLVVPPVVTGWLLLIAFAPGGPIGGWLFHWFGVSVLFRWTGAAIAAGVMALPLMVRAMRLSIEAVDRRLEGAARTLGAGPGKVFRTITLPLSIPGILAGAVLGFARSIGEFGATITFVSNVPGQTQTLPLAIYSALQQPGGEAIVWRLSAISVGLSLAALIASELLARRAGRGMYVL; encoded by the coding sequence ATGCTGAGCCCTGACGAATGGACCATCATCCTGCTGTCGCTGAAGATAGGGGCCGTCGCGATGGGGGTGACCCTGCCGATCGCATTCGTGCTGGCCTGGGTGCTCGCGCGCTGGCGTTTCCCAGGTAAGATATTGCTCGACGCGCTGGTCCACCTGCCGCTGGTGGTGCCGCCGGTGGTGACTGGCTGGCTGCTGCTGATCGCCTTCGCGCCGGGCGGGCCGATCGGCGGCTGGCTGTTTCACTGGTTCGGCGTCTCGGTGTTGTTCCGCTGGACCGGGGCGGCCATCGCCGCTGGGGTGATGGCGCTGCCACTGATGGTGCGCGCGATGCGCCTGTCGATCGAGGCGGTCGACCGGCGACTTGAAGGCGCGGCGCGGACGCTCGGCGCAGGGCCGGGCAAGGTGTTCCGGACGATCACGCTGCCGCTGAGCATTCCGGGCATCCTGGCCGGCGCGGTGCTCGGCTTCGCGCGGTCGATCGGCGAGTTCGGGGCGACCATCACCTTCGTCTCCAATGTTCCGGGGCAGACCCAGACCCTGCCGCTCGCCATCTATTCGGCACTCCAGCAACCGGGCGGCGAAGCGATCGTGTGGCGGCTGTCGGCAATTTCGGTCGGCTTGTCGCTGGCGGCACTGATCGCATCCGAACTGCTGGCGCGGCGGGCGGGGAGGGGCATGTATGTCCTTTGA
- the modA gene encoding molybdate ABC transporter substrate-binding protein, with translation MTLRIARTFTLWLLLAVAAGPAWAAPARAPLVLAAASLQESMTAAADAWARKGHPRPVISFAASSALARQVEAGGAADLFVSADEEWMDALAAKGLIVPATRSDFLGNRLVIVAPVASSVTIPLARGPLARVLGAGPLAMADTESVPAGKYGKAALTRLGVWETVSPKVVRAENVRAALALVERGAAPLGIVYATDAKASAKVRIAGVFPASSHPPITYPIARLTASANPEGEAFRHFLVSREGKAIFVRYGFSAR, from the coding sequence ATGACGCTACGGATCGCCCGGACCTTCACCCTGTGGTTGCTGCTGGCGGTGGCGGCTGGCCCGGCATGGGCTGCCCCCGCCCGCGCGCCGTTGGTGCTGGCGGCCGCGTCGCTGCAGGAATCGATGACCGCCGCAGCCGATGCGTGGGCGCGCAAGGGGCATCCAAGGCCGGTGATTTCTTTCGCCGCATCCTCAGCGCTCGCCCGGCAGGTGGAGGCGGGGGGCGCGGCCGACCTGTTCGTTTCGGCCGACGAGGAATGGATGGACGCGCTGGCGGCGAAGGGGCTGATCGTTCCCGCGACGCGGAGCGATTTTCTCGGCAACCGGCTGGTGATCGTGGCGCCGGTGGCGAGCAGCGTGACGATTCCGCTGGCACGCGGGCCGCTGGCCCGTGTGCTGGGGGCGGGGCCTTTGGCGATGGCCGATACGGAAAGCGTACCGGCCGGGAAATATGGGAAGGCGGCGCTGACCCGGCTGGGCGTGTGGGAGACGGTCAGCCCGAAGGTGGTACGCGCCGAGAATGTACGAGCGGCGCTGGCCCTGGTCGAACGCGGTGCCGCGCCGCTGGGCATCGTTTACGCCACCGATGCGAAGGCATCGGCGAAGGTGCGGATCGCCGGGGTATTCCCGGCGTCCTCGCACCCGCCGATCACCTATCCGATCGCGCGGTTGACGGCGTCGGCCAATCCGGAAGGAGAGGCGTTCCGGCACTTCCTCGTGTCGCGCGAGGGCAAGGCGATCTTCGTTCGATATGGTTTCTCCGCCCGGTGA